The Winogradskyella schleiferi genome has a window encoding:
- a CDS encoding site-specific integrase: protein MSLSISLLFYIKKSKADVTGKTNIYLRITLDGCRTEFSVHRKIRIDWWNSRTQLAMGNSPEAQNINQHLSILRNKVYSIQQNFERDNETYSATDIRDVLIGKDKSKKLVLEIFQEHNDEVESLIGKDFATGTAERYRTCKKHVADYIKKKYNKNDIPVQDVDHQFITGLEYYLKTTRKCAHNSAIKYITNFKKIIRIAHANDWIDKDPFLHWKAKLKIVEREFLTEEEIQKIIDLDLKMERLDQVRDIFIFCCFTGLAYADVKKLNRGDISVGTDGVEWVKTKRSKTDTRSNIPILPIAKVIVDKYKDNELLKEKDLVLPVLSNQKMNAYIKEIATLAGITKNLTFHLARHTFATTVTLTNGVPIESVSKMLGHTNLKTTQHYAKILDMKVSKDMALLRSKFQ, encoded by the coding sequence ATGTCACTATCAATTTCACTTTTATTTTATATCAAAAAAAGCAAGGCAGATGTCACTGGAAAGACGAATATATACTTAAGAATAACGCTTGACGGCTGTCGGACAGAATTCAGTGTACACCGCAAAATTAGGATAGATTGGTGGAATTCCAGAACTCAATTAGCAATGGGTAATTCGCCAGAAGCCCAAAATATCAATCAACATTTGAGTATTCTACGTAATAAAGTTTACTCAATTCAACAGAATTTTGAAAGAGATAATGAGACTTATTCAGCGACAGATATTAGAGATGTATTAATCGGAAAAGACAAATCCAAAAAATTGGTACTTGAGATATTCCAGGAACATAACGATGAAGTTGAAAGTTTAATCGGAAAAGATTTTGCTACAGGAACTGCTGAACGGTATCGCACTTGCAAAAAACACGTAGCAGATTATATAAAGAAGAAATACAACAAAAATGATATTCCTGTACAGGATGTAGACCATCAATTCATTACGGGGTTAGAATACTATCTCAAGACGACTCGCAAGTGTGCACACAACTCAGCCATTAAGTATATAACTAACTTTAAAAAGATTATTCGAATTGCTCACGCTAATGATTGGATAGATAAAGATCCTTTCTTGCATTGGAAAGCTAAACTGAAAATTGTGGAACGTGAATTTCTAACTGAGGAAGAAATTCAAAAAATTATAGATCTCGATTTGAAAATGGAACGGCTCGACCAAGTACGTGATATTTTTATATTCTGTTGTTTTACTGGTCTAGCATATGCAGATGTCAAAAAACTGAATAGAGGCGATATTAGTGTGGGTACAGATGGTGTAGAGTGGGTGAAAACGAAAAGATCAAAGACGGATACTCGAAGCAATATACCAATTCTACCCATTGCTAAAGTTATCGTTGACAAATATAAAGACAACGAGCTACTGAAAGAAAAAGATTTGGTTCTACCAGTTCTTAGCAATCAAAAAATGAACGCCTATATCAAAGAGATTGCCACATTGGCGGGCATTACGAAGAATCTTACCTTTCATTTAGCACGACATACTTTTGCGACTACAGTAACTCTAACCAATGGTGTTCCAATAGAGTCAGTTAGTAAAATGTTAGGGCATACCAACCTTAAAACAACACAACATTATGCTAAGATTTTAGATATGAAAGTTAGCAAGGATATGGCTCTTTTAAGATCAAAATTTCAGTAA
- a CDS encoding FUSC family protein, producing MKKIVIIVGLISALAATILATTKFSNFSIIPIIIAFISGLILLFLSKKEQSKIKPIQYIFLLVIISLGLTIYKSVNTTSEIEETEPLEQTDQEIQDKPKAIIDSAIIDEKI from the coding sequence ATGAAAAAAATAGTAATCATAGTTGGACTTATTTCAGCATTAGCAGCAACCATATTAGCGACTACTAAATTCTCTAATTTCTCTATTATACCAATAATTATTGCTTTTATAAGTGGTTTGATACTACTGTTTCTTTCAAAAAAAGAGCAATCCAAAATAAAACCTATTCAATATATTTTTCTTTTAGTCATAATTTCATTGGGTTTAACCATATATAAAAGTGTAAACACTACTTCAGAAATTGAGGAGACTGAACCATTAGAGCAAACAGATCAAGAGATTCAAGATAAACCTAAAGCAATTATTGACAGTGCTATAATTGATGAAAAAATATAA
- a CDS encoding glycoside hydrolase family 172 protein, giving the protein MKPSIVSKLSFRVSVFFIVFIISCKDENVTKTDKNITYTSLVNRLTDLKALATLPNEDEKSEMWASYDRKSKVDSITGKFINWSANNDGFSPQFIRKEADNEVLAEMTGPGAIVRIWSANPSQGKVNIYIDGSETPIVSESFIDYFSPSIPAFDFSELVYETDAKGFNNYVPITYQKSCKVVAEPGWGQYYHFNYITFQDDAIVEKFNPNLNDEAKNALSLVNTFFGQKMGENPYNSKLNISTKELTLESGAREIAFDLNGKGAIGSLKAKIEGANKDNLDEVLRKTILEISWDGEVNPSVWSPIGDFFGSAPGYNIYKTLPMGMTYEWMYSYWYMPFLDGAKISVHNYSGFPVTVSLEIGQEELMGDEDNYARFHAKWHRDLEPIKKERWPDWLMLKTQGKGRFLGASLSLWNPKGGGNTNAGEGHHWWGEGDEKFFIDGETFPSTFGTGTEDYFGYAWGNPSLFEQAFHSQSIDSDNMGYQAVNRWQVIDNIPFQKSFEGYMEKYFANDWPTQYATVVYWYLDANGKDPIKATPADELYGYEIPFEVFREPNVLEAETLKIAENFGGWGSIDVFAHESLYKTVSGHKVLFWAAQKDKENKLKTEFDSDKSGQFEVYANIIKQPEGGIFEISINNQKLKSIDFKSSKDTKYTERIKLGTVNLDNGTQVIDFNLRKNDMFPQNLWIDYFEFKKL; this is encoded by the coding sequence GTATTTATCATTTCCTGTAAAGACGAAAATGTAACAAAAACAGATAAAAACATCACGTACACATCATTGGTCAATAGGTTAACCGATTTAAAAGCTTTGGCAACATTACCAAATGAAGATGAAAAAAGTGAAATGTGGGCAAGTTATGACCGTAAAAGTAAAGTGGATTCCATAACAGGTAAGTTTATTAATTGGTCAGCAAATAACGATGGCTTCAGTCCGCAGTTTATTAGAAAAGAAGCCGATAATGAGGTATTGGCGGAAATGACCGGACCAGGCGCTATTGTCCGTATCTGGTCAGCAAACCCTAGCCAAGGTAAAGTCAACATTTATATAGATGGCAGTGAAACACCAATAGTGAGCGAGTCATTCATTGATTATTTTAGTCCAAGTATCCCAGCCTTTGACTTTTCTGAATTGGTCTATGAAACCGATGCTAAGGGCTTCAATAATTATGTGCCTATAACGTATCAAAAAAGTTGCAAAGTGGTTGCTGAACCGGGTTGGGGTCAGTATTACCATTTTAATTATATTACCTTTCAGGATGATGCAATTGTTGAGAAGTTCAATCCAAATTTGAATGACGAAGCTAAAAATGCGTTATCTTTGGTAAACACCTTCTTCGGACAAAAAATGGGCGAAAACCCTTATAATTCAAAATTGAATATTTCTACAAAAGAATTGACTTTAGAAAGTGGCGCAAGAGAAATCGCTTTTGATTTGAATGGTAAAGGTGCTATTGGAAGCTTAAAAGCAAAGATTGAAGGTGCTAATAAAGACAATTTAGATGAAGTGTTAAGAAAAACTATTTTAGAGATTTCTTGGGATGGTGAAGTAAACCCTTCGGTATGGTCGCCAATTGGTGATTTCTTTGGCTCTGCACCGGGTTATAATATTTACAAAACCTTGCCTATGGGAATGACCTATGAATGGATGTACAGTTATTGGTACATGCCGTTTTTAGATGGCGCAAAAATTAGTGTGCACAATTATTCCGGATTTCCAGTCACCGTTTCCTTGGAAATTGGACAGGAAGAACTCATGGGTGATGAAGACAATTATGCCAGATTTCATGCCAAATGGCACCGTGATCTTGAACCTATTAAAAAGGAACGTTGGCCAGATTGGTTAATGTTAAAAACACAAGGCAAAGGTCGATTTTTAGGAGCTTCTTTATCGCTTTGGAATCCAAAAGGAGGCGGTAACACTAATGCTGGAGAAGGCCATCATTGGTGGGGAGAAGGTGATGAAAAGTTTTTCATTGATGGTGAGACTTTTCCATCGACGTTTGGAACGGGAACCGAAGATTACTTTGGCTATGCTTGGGGCAATCCGTCTCTATTTGAGCAGGCATTCCATAGTCAGTCCATAGATAGCGATAATATGGGCTATCAAGCGGTCAACAGATGGCAGGTGATTGATAATATTCCTTTCCAAAAGTCATTTGAGGGCTATATGGAGAAATATTTTGCCAATGATTGGCCAACGCAATACGCCACTGTGGTGTATTGGTATTTGGATGCGAATGGAAAAGATCCCATTAAAGCTACACCTGCTGATGAACTTTATGGTTATGAAATTCCATTTGAAGTATTTAGGGAGCCCAATGTTTTAGAGGCAGAAACCTTAAAGATTGCAGAAAATTTTGGTGGTTGGGGCTCGATTGATGTGTTTGCCCATGAATCTCTTTATAAAACTGTGAGTGGGCATAAGGTTCTGTTTTGGGCGGCTCAGAAAGATAAAGAGAACAAGTTAAAAACAGAATTTGACTCGGACAAATCAGGACAATTTGAAGTCTATGCAAATATCATAAAACAACCAGAAGGTGGTATTTTTGAGATCAGTATCAACAATCAAAAACTAAAAAGTATAGATTTTAAATCTTCAAAAGATACTAAATACACAGAGAGGATAAAGTTAGGAACCGTGAATTTAGATAATGGAACACAAGTTATTGATTTCAATCTAAGAAAAAATGATATGTTCCCTCAAAATTTATGGATTGATTATTTTGAATTTAAAAAGTTATAA
- a CDS encoding Fic family protein: MIYNWQKPEWPNFTYSLENVEGLLFDYMSRTGQLEGYLEGLNRGEQLETVIQTIVDEAIKSSEIEGEYLEREDVKSSVRNNLGLNIPKNDVSDQRATGMAALLMDVRETFSEPLTQEKLFAWHASLMMGANDVLVGTWRTHKEPMQVISGALGKQKIHFEAPPSDSVPIEVKQFLQWFNDSSPSGKHPIKKPIIRSAIAHLYFESIHPFEDGNGRLGRCISEKALSQYLNRPILISLSRGIEADKKSYYFHLEKAQQSNDISEWMSYFVKTVLIAQWQTTQEVAFTLKKARFFDRFNEQLNERQLRVVQRMFEEGPKGFEGGMNARKYIGITKTSKATATRDLQDLVGKGVFIPTRGGRSTHYELVLDVK; this comes from the coding sequence ATGATTTATAACTGGCAGAAACCGGAATGGCCCAACTTCACGTATTCGTTAGAAAACGTAGAAGGATTATTATTTGACTATATGTCCCGAACAGGGCAATTAGAAGGATATTTAGAAGGCTTAAACCGAGGTGAACAACTTGAAACGGTTATACAAACAATTGTCGATGAAGCGATTAAGTCATCAGAAATTGAAGGAGAATATCTTGAGCGTGAGGATGTAAAATCTTCTGTAAGAAACAATCTTGGACTCAATATACCAAAGAATGATGTTTCAGACCAGCGGGCAACAGGAATGGCGGCTTTACTAATGGATGTTCGAGAGACTTTTTCAGAGCCGTTGACACAAGAAAAACTTTTTGCTTGGCATGCATCCCTCATGATGGGAGCAAATGATGTCCTAGTAGGAACTTGGCGAACCCATAAAGAGCCGATGCAGGTAATTTCTGGAGCTCTTGGAAAACAGAAAATACATTTTGAAGCACCACCATCCGATTCGGTACCAATTGAAGTGAAGCAATTTCTTCAATGGTTCAATGATAGTAGTCCATCGGGAAAGCACCCTATTAAAAAACCAATTATAAGGTCGGCAATTGCCCATTTATATTTTGAGAGCATTCACCCCTTTGAAGATGGAAATGGGCGTTTGGGAAGATGTATTTCTGAAAAAGCATTGTCCCAATATTTAAACAGACCCATTTTAATAAGTCTGTCGAGAGGTATTGAAGCCGACAAAAAATCGTATTACTTCCATCTTGAAAAAGCGCAACAATCAAATGACATATCGGAGTGGATGTCCTATTTCGTTAAAACTGTTCTTATTGCCCAATGGCAAACCACACAAGAAGTTGCTTTTACTTTAAAAAAAGCTCGCTTTTTCGATCGATTTAATGAGCAATTGAATGAAAGACAATTGCGTGTAGTTCAACGCATGTTTGAAGAAGGTCCAAAAGGTTTTGAAGGTGGTATGAATGCTCGTAAATATATAGGTATCACAAAAACCTCAAAGGCTACTGCCACTCGTGATCTTCAAGATTTAGTAGGTAAGGGTGTATTTATTCCAACTAGAGGAGGAAGAAGTACACATTATGAATTGGTTTTAGATGTGAAATAG
- a CDS encoding porin family protein, with the protein MKNYLLALILVSFTTVCLSQDITYAARGALNISNIDFEPDADFDNQHRNGFAFGGYVDFGFSEKTSLLVELQWSAEGGKEEELRADYIHLPILLRFSLSDRMILGFGPKIGLKTWEANDLFSTAAFSGVAGLEYMITDEFFVDARLSYGLTNVIDQDLKTLEAKNNVIQFGFGMKL; encoded by the coding sequence ATGAAAAATTATTTACTCGCTTTGATATTAGTTTCTTTCACAACAGTTTGTCTATCTCAAGACATTACTTATGCTGCAAGAGGTGCGCTTAATATATCTAATATAGATTTTGAACCAGATGCTGATTTTGACAACCAGCACCGAAATGGGTTTGCATTTGGTGGGTATGTAGATTTTGGTTTTTCTGAAAAAACATCATTATTGGTAGAATTACAATGGTCTGCAGAAGGCGGTAAGGAAGAAGAGCTTAGAGCTGATTATATCCATTTACCAATTTTGTTGAGGTTTTCCTTATCTGATCGTATGATTTTAGGATTCGGGCCAAAAATTGGTTTGAAAACATGGGAGGCTAACGACTTATTTTCAACTGCTGCTTTTTCTGGTGTTGCTGGATTGGAATATATGATAACAGATGAATTCTTTGTAGATGCTCGTTTATCATATGGACTTACAAATGTGATTGATCAGGACTTGAAAACATTGGAAGCTAAAAACAATGTGATACAATTCGGTTTTGGAATGAAGCTTTAA
- a CDS encoding BfmA/BtgA family mobilization protein has product MDTFTGIRFKKETAKRFQTFSRTHFKSHTEAMSTMLDFFFYNEISPKEKLGPTGRTIEAKLLKRINAVIAIMRDMEKSQTKPTTAMLQSLFVEIKPVKKQLLTAKSPEEVKAKFENRNKETQSKKGFKWKR; this is encoded by the coding sequence ATGGACACATTTACAGGGATCAGATTTAAAAAGGAAACTGCAAAACGTTTCCAGACATTTTCACGCACTCACTTCAAATCTCATACCGAGGCAATGTCCACAATGCTCGATTTTTTCTTCTATAATGAAATATCGCCAAAGGAGAAATTAGGTCCGACCGGAAGAACCATCGAAGCCAAGTTGCTCAAAAGAATCAATGCGGTCATCGCAATAATGAGAGATATGGAAAAATCCCAGACCAAACCAACTACTGCAATGTTACAATCGCTATTTGTAGAAATAAAACCTGTTAAAAAACAACTTCTGACAGCAAAAAGTCCTGAAGAGGTTAAAGCGAAATTTGAAAATAGAAACAAGGAAACACAATCTAAAAAAGGGTTTAAATGGAAAAGGTGA
- a CDS encoding M28 family metallopeptidase: MKIFIASALLFVGSCATLRHSEKVNNLKNSITYKDKAIVENYLSTIKIDELKSHVVEVSSDKYMGRMTGEEGHNQVCDYIRQYYKSLNIMAPESYPNYYQIVPKEALPDNLNDSQNIIAYIKGAEFPNEYVYIAAHSDHEGIVNGEIYNGADDNGSGTSAVLEMAEAFSQAVKDGYGPKRSIVFLHVTAEEVGLHGSRYYTENPIFPLDDTVATLNIDMIGRVDDRHKDSENYIYLIGSDKMSTELDFIAQKANATFTNLNLDYKYNDDRDPNRYYYRSDHYNFALKGVPVIFFFNGEHEDYTKPTDTADKINFPLLQERTKLIFATAWYLANAKVRLKEEIL, encoded by the coding sequence ATGAAAATATTCATTGCTTCTGCCCTCCTTTTTGTTGGCTCATGTGCCACTTTAAGACATAGCGAAAAAGTCAACAACCTTAAAAATAGTATTACTTATAAAGATAAAGCCATTGTTGAAAATTATCTCAGTACCATAAAAATAGACGAATTAAAATCCCATGTTGTTGAAGTCTCTTCAGATAAATACATGGGAAGAATGACCGGTGAGGAAGGACATAATCAGGTTTGTGATTATATTAGACAGTACTACAAAAGTCTTAATATAATGGCACCAGAGTCATATCCAAATTACTATCAAATCGTCCCAAAAGAGGCACTACCGGACAATCTTAACGACTCACAGAATATTATAGCCTATATAAAAGGTGCTGAGTTTCCGAATGAATATGTTTACATTGCTGCGCATTCTGACCACGAAGGTATCGTTAATGGAGAAATATATAATGGTGCAGATGATAACGGCTCGGGTACGTCAGCCGTTTTGGAAATGGCAGAAGCATTTAGCCAAGCCGTTAAAGATGGTTATGGACCAAAACGAAGCATCGTTTTTTTGCATGTTACTGCTGAGGAAGTTGGTTTACATGGCTCAAGATATTATACCGAAAACCCCATATTTCCACTCGATGATACTGTGGCGACATTGAATATCGATATGATTGGACGCGTTGATGACAGGCATAAAGACAGTGAAAATTATATTTACCTTATAGGTTCAGATAAAATGAGTACGGAATTGGATTTTATAGCCCAAAAAGCTAACGCCACATTTACCAATCTCAATCTAGATTATAAATATAATGACGATAGAGATCCTAATCGCTATTATTACAGATCCGATCATTATAATTTTGCTCTTAAAGGGGTTCCCGTAATTTTCTTTTTCAACGGCGAGCATGAGGATTATACGAAACCAACTGATACAGCTGACAAAATCAATTTTCCACTTTTACAAGAACGCACAAAATTAATTTTTGCCACAGCTTGGTATCTGGCAAACGCTAAAGTGCGACTAAAGGAGGAAATTCTCTGA
- a CDS encoding M28 family peptidase → MKNLLLLYCTAFLFVSCGSSSGTKSITVENIDPVEYASTITSDELKTMLYTYASDEFEGRNTGEKGQKLAVEYLRDQYKAMAIPTPLGDEDYFQEVPLEKHKVADGKLTINGKDYLNFEDHVVLAAPHTINMSIDDIVYVGYGIYDENYSDYQNIDVKGKFVLAKSGEPKDAEGNFITSGKTDNTKWTNGRQSISSKREAANENGAKGLIFINNEQFSKYAPNYQRRAASGSTGRLSLKSNTDGMIMLLANEDLGKAIYSSIAKDNTPKLIPTAIHIEIENKSETIISENVVAYIKGSEKPEEIVVISAHLDHEGIKDGKIYNGADDDGSGTVAILEIAEAFKAAEKAGHGPKRSILFLHVTGEEKGLLGSKHYTDNDPIFPLENTVADLNIDMIGRTDTKRTIGTRNYIYLIGSDKLSTELHNISEEANTKYINMELDYTFNDANDPNRFYYRSDHYNFAKNNIPVIFYFNGTHDDYHKPTDTPDKIQYDLLETRTRLVFYTAWEVANRAERIVVDKATE, encoded by the coding sequence ATGAAAAACTTACTGCTATTATATTGTACGGCATTTTTATTTGTAAGCTGTGGAAGCTCCTCTGGAACAAAATCGATTACAGTCGAAAATATTGACCCTGTAGAATATGCTTCAACAATCACTTCCGATGAATTAAAAACCATGTTATACACCTATGCTTCTGATGAATTTGAAGGTAGAAATACTGGTGAAAAAGGCCAGAAATTAGCGGTAGAATATTTAAGAGACCAATACAAAGCCATGGCAATACCAACGCCATTAGGTGACGAAGATTATTTTCAAGAAGTACCTTTGGAAAAGCACAAAGTCGCTGACGGAAAATTAACCATTAACGGAAAAGACTATTTAAATTTCGAAGACCATGTGGTTTTAGCAGCTCCTCATACTATAAATATGTCCATTGACGATATCGTTTATGTGGGCTATGGTATTTATGATGAAAACTATTCAGATTACCAAAATATAGATGTTAAAGGCAAATTTGTTTTGGCAAAATCTGGAGAGCCAAAAGATGCTGAAGGTAATTTTATAACTTCGGGAAAGACCGATAATACTAAATGGACCAATGGTCGTCAATCAATTTCGAGCAAAAGGGAAGCGGCAAACGAAAATGGAGCTAAAGGACTAATATTTATTAATAATGAACAATTTTCAAAATATGCACCAAACTACCAAAGACGAGCGGCATCTGGTTCAACGGGTCGCTTAAGTTTAAAGAGCAATACCGATGGAATGATTATGCTTTTGGCAAATGAGGATCTAGGAAAAGCAATTTATTCCTCTATAGCTAAAGACAACACTCCAAAACTAATACCTACAGCTATTCATATTGAAATTGAAAATAAATCTGAAACTATAATTTCCGAAAATGTTGTCGCTTATATTAAAGGTTCTGAAAAACCAGAAGAAATTGTGGTCATCTCAGCACATTTGGATCACGAGGGCATAAAAGATGGCAAAATATACAATGGCGCAGATGATGACGGCTCTGGTACCGTTGCTATATTGGAGATTGCTGAAGCATTCAAAGCTGCCGAGAAAGCAGGTCATGGTCCAAAACGCTCAATTCTATTTCTTCATGTTACAGGCGAAGAAAAAGGCCTTTTAGGATCTAAACATTATACCGACAATGATCCTATATTTCCGTTGGAAAATACCGTTGCTGATCTCAATATCGATATGATTGGAAGAACAGATACCAAACGAACGATAGGAACAAGAAATTATATTTACTTAATTGGTAGTGATAAATTGAGTACGGAACTTCACAATATTTCGGAGGAAGCCAATACAAAATATATAAATATGGAATTGGATTACACATTTAATGACGCCAATGACCCTAACCGTTTCTATTACAGATCTGACCATTATAATTTTGCAAAAAATAATATTCCAGTGATATTCTATTTCAATGGTACACATGATGATTACCACAAACCAACAGACACACCAGATAAGATTCAATACGATTTACTGGAAACCAGAACGCGTTTAGTGTTTTATACAGCTTGGGAAGTTGCCAATAGAGCTGAAAGAATTGTAGTTGACAAAGCCACTGAATAA